One Capsicum annuum cultivar UCD-10X-F1 chromosome 2, UCD10Xv1.1, whole genome shotgun sequence genomic window carries:
- the LOC107860283 gene encoding E3 ubiquitin-protein ligase MBR2, whose protein sequence is MGSCGASFQFLCTVIAFFMELDFSPLINQPLRFARGNLGPRWMPLPPSNFHRGMLAIQGRVENVDTGLSREAILARMRCFKYQLTEGSTSDKDTCSICLDDFSDGQNIGSTDCQHSFHFDCISQWLMQKNSCPLRKRIALAI, encoded by the exons ATGGGCTCCTGTGGCGCATCTTTCCAGTTTCTCTGTACCGTCATTGCCTTTTTCATGGAACTGGACTTTTCTCCTCTGATAAATCAGCCCCTAAGATTTGCTAGAGGGAACCTTGGACCCCGTTGGATGCCACTGCCTCCTTCCAATTTTCACAGG GGTATGCTGGCCATTCAAGGCCGGGTTGAAAATGTTGATACAGGATTGAGCAGGGAAGCCATTCTTGCACGTATGAGGTGCTTCAAGTATCAGTTGACAGAAGGATCTACAAGTGACAAAGATACATGTTCTATTTGTCTG GATGACTTCTCTGATGGACAGAACATTGGAAGTACCGACTGCCAACACTCCTTTCACTTTGACTGCATCAGTCAGTGGCTAATGCAGAAGAACTCCTGCCCCCTGCGCAAAAGGATTGCATTGGCAATTTAA